ACACTTTATCTGCAGAAGGGTATGCCAAGGCATACAAAACCGCTATGGGTAAATTTGATGCTATTCATAAACTAGTAACAGATATTGCCCCAGATCAAATTGAATTGGCACTAACATCGGATGATGTTAGACGTATTGACGCTACTGGAAAGAAGATAGCTATGATTGGTATTGAAAACGGTTATCCTGTTGGAACAGACATCAAAAACGTGGAGAAATTTTATGATTTAGGTGGTCGTTATATGTCGCTTGCTCATAATGGTCATAGTCAATTAAGCGATAGTAATACGGGTGAAAAAGATGATGTATGGCTTCATAACGGTTTAAGTCCATTAGGAAAAGAAGTGATTGTTGAAATGAATCGTTTAGGAATGATGATTGATGTCTCTCATCCTTCAAAAGAAGCGATGCGTCAAATGATTGAATTGACTAAAGCACCAATAATAGCCTCGCATTCATCGGCAAGAGCACTATGTAATCATAGTCGAAATTTAGATGACGAACAATTACAATGGATGAAAGATAATAACGGTGTAGTTCATGCCGTAGCGCTTGATGCTTATGTTAACGCTGAAAAAGTAGCGGCTCGTGATGAGGCTTTAAAAAGCATTCAAAAAGAAGCAGCCGATTCGTTAGGTGTCAAATGGTACACATCACGCGACGAGGTTATGGCTTTAAGCAATGAAGACCAAGGTAAATTTTTTGAATATTATGGCGAAGTTGTACGTCTAGCAAATGAAAAGGCTAAAACTATTGAAGGCTTTCCTCCTGCTGTAAATGTTGCTGATTTTGTAGATCATATAGATTATATGGTTGATAAAATAGGCATAAACCATGTAGGAATCAGTAGCGATTTTGATGGTGGTGGCGGAATTGAAGGCTGGCGCGATGCATCAGAAACGTTCAATGTAACATTAGAGTTGGTAAAACGTGGCTATACCGAAGCTGAAATTAGCAAGCTTTGGAGTGAGAATCTTTTACGCGTTTTAGACGATGTCCAAGCTGTTGCTAAAAATATGCAAGCACATAGTAACCCGTAAAAAAAAGGGAGTCATTAAATAATAAAAAACAGCATTGAATTATGAAATTTCAATGCTGTTTTTCTTTATATAAAGTTTATTTACACTTTTAGTAAGCCAACAGTTCTTTCAAGGCTGTTTCAAATTTTCCTTTTCCTAAATACTGTACTTCCAATTGATTTATAAATGGAATTGGTGTTTCCATGCTAGCCACACGCTTAACAGGCGCATCTAGGTATTCAAAACATGTTTCCATAATTAGGGATGAAATATCTGAAGCAATACCACCAAACAAGGAATCTTCTTGTAATATAATGGCACGACCTGTTTTTCTAACCGATTCAAAAATAGCTTCGGTGTCCAAGGGTTGTAAGCTTCGTAAGTCAATTAAGTCGGCTTGAATGTCTGGATTGTTGTTTAAAGTTTCTAAAGCCCAATGAACAGCTGCGCCATAGGAAATGATGGTAACATCAGCACCTTCCCGTAAACGTGCTGCTTTTCCAAAAGGAATGGTGAAATAATCTGTAGGCACATCCTGACGAATACTTCTGTATAGAGCTTTGTGTTCAAAGAAAAGAACTGGGTTTGGATCGTTTATAGCAGTTGC
Above is a window of Bizionia sp. M204 DNA encoding:
- a CDS encoding dipeptidase; translated protein: MKSIQLLCLSFLLVMSCKDEPKQEQIIAEVNEDVIVTPEMMERAKDIHKRVITLDTHDDFNVNNFTDSINYTQDLKSQVTLPKMKAGGLDVAWFIVYTGQDTLSAEGYAKAYKTAMGKFDAIHKLVTDIAPDQIELALTSDDVRRIDATGKKIAMIGIENGYPVGTDIKNVEKFYDLGGRYMSLAHNGHSQLSDSNTGEKDDVWLHNGLSPLGKEVIVEMNRLGMMIDVSHPSKEAMRQMIELTKAPIIASHSSARALCNHSRNLDDEQLQWMKDNNGVVHAVALDAYVNAEKVAARDEALKSIQKEAADSLGVKWYTSRDEVMALSNEDQGKFFEYYGEVVRLANEKAKTIEGFPPAVNVADFVDHIDYMVDKIGINHVGISSDFDGGGGIEGWRDASETFNVTLELVKRGYTEAEISKLWSENLLRVLDDVQAVAKNMQAHSNP